AACtctttttaaatatattcacATTATGATCAATAACTGTTATTGAAGTAGCCTCGTCCCCTTCTTCCAACCTACTAACTCCAACAAGAGCTAAGCCTCTAATCATCTGATACAAATACAACGTTGTTCCATTCTGGAGTTTCGAAATACATCTCGTAGGTTTTGCCACATATATTGGATCAAGTtctgaattttttgtttctggAACAATTGAATTTGGCGACGTAAATTGAGAAGATGATTGGACCGATGAATTCCTTGCACCAAGCGCTACTGAATCAGGCCCATCGATTTTACGTGGAGGTTCATAAAGTCCGTCCAAATCAATGGTAACATCAATGAATTCAGCACAGACTTCGTATGTTTGAATATCAACCGGGGAGGAGTCAGTAGCGACGTAAATCTTGGAATTCACATCAAATAAGAAAACTTTATCAAAATTGCTATACTGCATAAGTAAGTCTAGCATGTTTTCCAATGCTGGAAGTTCATAGATAAGCTTCTGAACAATTCTGGAAAAGGCTTCATAAATGGAATGATCAAATATGGATGTgagataaaaagaaatttggaCCCCTTCCAAACCGTAATCAAGCAAATCATCGCCGACCCTTTGCATGATATCACGTTGTGTATCAAGTCTATAGTCTTCCGAAAGACCATCAACTTTGTGAATTAAGACCTCAATATGAATTTTCGGATTGACACTGACTgcatattttattataaCGGCAAGATTTTGAAGTGCGCTTAAGTACTCATCCTGAGAATCTATGACATAAACTAATGCACCAATAGAcgaaaaaagctttttggAATCATACAA
This portion of the Brettanomyces bruxellensis chromosome 1, complete sequence genome encodes:
- the GTR2 gene encoding GTP-binding protein gtr2 (BUSCO:EOG09263274), whose protein sequence is MDSIIDAPGVQNPVTILLMGLRRSGKSSICKVVFHNVQPLDTLYLESTTKPTTENFKSLIDLAVVELPGQLNMFEPSLYDSKKLFSSIGALVYVIDSQDEYLSALQNLAVIIKYAVSVNPKIHIEVLIHKVDGLSEDYRLDTQRDIMQRVGDDLLDYGLEGVQISFYLTSIFDHSIYEAFSRIVQKLIYELPALENMLDLLMQYSNFDKVFLFDVNSKIYVATDSSPVDIQTYEVCAEFIDVTIDLDGLYEPPRKIDGPDSVALGARNSSVQSSSQFTSPNSIVPETKNSELDPIYVAKPTRCISKLQNGTTLYLYQMIRGLALVGVSRLEEGDEATSITVIDHNVNIFKKSLEKMWEKSRIK